From Streptomyces sp. TLI_053, a single genomic window includes:
- a CDS encoding valine--tRNA ligase yields MTDTTNQRPASTPAGDDAATLPTTYAPADVEGELYERWVERGYFTADATSDKPPFTIVIPPPNVTGSLHLGHAFEHTLIDALVRRKRMQGFEALWQPGMDHAGIATQNVVERELAKEGKSRHDLGREEFVERVWKWKAESGGQISGQMRRLGDGVDWSRERFTMDEGLSQAVQTIFKKLFDDELIYRAERIINWCPRCLTAISDIEVEYQDDDGELVSIRYGEGEDSIVVATTRAETMLGDTAVAVHPEDERYRHLVGTEIELPLTGRRIPIVADEHVDPEFGTGAVKVTPAHDPNDFEIGQRHGLPNIAVMDEHAVITAHGPFLGLDRLEARSAIVAALRAEGRIVAEKRPYVHSVGHCSRCKTTIEPRLSMQWWVKVGPLAQAAGDAVRDGRVKIHPQEMEKRYFDWVDNLHDWCISRQLWWGHRIPVWYGPNGEIVCVGPDEQPPTGEGWHQDTDVLDTWFSSGLWPFSTLGWPERTESLAKFYPNSVLVTGYDILFFWVARMMMFGLYAMDGTPPFHTIALHGMVRDQNGKKMSKSFGNVVNPLDWMDKYGSDALRFTLARGANPGVDVPIGEDWVQAARNFANKIWNATRFALMNGATVEGPLPAAEELTAADRWILSRLNSTVAEVDALYDDYQFSKLSEALYHFAWDEVFDWYVELSKTTLAKGGPQADAARRVLGEVLDITLRLLHPIVPFVTETLWTTLTGAESLVVADWPQDSGFRDAGAEAEIATLQRVVTEVRRFRTDQGLKPGQRVPARLDLDGTVLAVHEDAIRSLLRLTVPEDGFAATASLPVAGATVALDLSGTIDVAAERKRLAKDLAAAEKEKAQTAGKLGNEAFLAKAPDDVVAKIRTRQEAAEADIARITAQLAALPQG; encoded by the coding sequence GTGACCGACACCACGAACCAGCGCCCCGCGAGCACGCCCGCAGGGGACGACGCAGCCACCCTCCCGACGACCTACGCTCCGGCGGACGTAGAGGGCGAGCTGTACGAGCGCTGGGTAGAGCGCGGTTACTTCACCGCCGACGCCACGAGCGACAAGCCCCCGTTCACCATCGTCATCCCCCCGCCGAACGTCACCGGCTCGCTGCACCTGGGCCACGCCTTCGAGCACACGCTGATCGACGCCCTGGTCCGCCGCAAGCGGATGCAGGGGTTCGAGGCGCTGTGGCAGCCCGGTATGGACCACGCCGGCATCGCCACCCAGAACGTGGTCGAGCGCGAGCTGGCCAAGGAGGGCAAGTCCCGCCACGACCTGGGCCGCGAGGAGTTCGTCGAGCGGGTCTGGAAGTGGAAGGCGGAGTCCGGCGGCCAGATCTCCGGCCAGATGCGCCGGCTCGGCGACGGCGTCGACTGGTCGCGCGAGCGCTTCACCATGGACGAGGGCCTGTCGCAGGCCGTCCAGACCATCTTCAAGAAGCTCTTCGACGACGAGCTGATCTACCGGGCCGAGCGCATCATCAACTGGTGCCCGCGCTGTCTGACCGCCATCTCGGACATCGAGGTGGAGTACCAGGACGACGACGGCGAGCTGGTCTCGATCCGCTACGGCGAGGGCGAGGACTCCATCGTCGTCGCCACCACCCGGGCCGAGACGATGCTCGGTGACACCGCGGTCGCCGTCCACCCGGAGGACGAGCGCTACCGGCACCTGGTCGGCACCGAGATCGAGCTGCCGCTCACCGGCCGCCGGATCCCGATCGTCGCCGACGAGCACGTCGACCCGGAGTTCGGCACCGGCGCCGTCAAGGTGACCCCGGCCCACGACCCGAACGACTTCGAGATCGGCCAGCGCCACGGCCTGCCGAACATCGCGGTGATGGACGAGCACGCGGTGATCACCGCGCACGGCCCGTTCCTGGGCCTGGACCGGCTGGAGGCCCGCTCGGCGATCGTCGCCGCGCTGCGGGCCGAGGGCCGGATCGTCGCCGAGAAGCGTCCGTACGTCCACTCGGTGGGCCACTGCTCGCGCTGCAAGACCACCATCGAGCCGCGGCTGTCGATGCAGTGGTGGGTCAAGGTCGGCCCGCTGGCCCAGGCGGCCGGCGACGCGGTCCGGGACGGCCGGGTCAAGATCCACCCGCAGGAGATGGAGAAGCGCTACTTCGACTGGGTGGACAACCTGCACGACTGGTGCATCTCGCGCCAGCTGTGGTGGGGCCACCGGATCCCGGTCTGGTACGGCCCGAACGGCGAGATCGTCTGCGTTGGCCCGGACGAGCAGCCGCCGACCGGCGAGGGCTGGCACCAGGACACCGACGTCCTCGACACCTGGTTCTCCTCGGGCCTGTGGCCGTTCTCCACGCTCGGCTGGCCGGAGCGGACCGAGAGCCTGGCGAAGTTCTACCCGAACTCCGTCCTGGTCACCGGCTACGACATCCTGTTCTTCTGGGTCGCCCGGATGATGATGTTCGGGCTCTACGCGATGGACGGCACCCCGCCGTTCCACACCATCGCGCTGCACGGCATGGTCCGTGACCAGAACGGCAAGAAGATGTCGAAGTCCTTCGGCAACGTGGTCAACCCGCTGGACTGGATGGACAAGTACGGCTCGGACGCGCTGCGGTTCACGCTGGCCCGCGGCGCCAACCCGGGTGTCGACGTCCCGATCGGCGAGGACTGGGTCCAGGCGGCCCGCAACTTCGCCAACAAGATCTGGAACGCGACCCGGTTCGCGCTGATGAACGGCGCCACCGTCGAGGGCCCGCTGCCCGCGGCGGAGGAGCTGACGGCGGCGGACCGGTGGATCCTGTCGCGGCTGAACAGCACCGTCGCCGAGGTGGACGCGCTGTACGACGACTACCAGTTCTCGAAGCTCTCCGAGGCGCTGTACCACTTCGCCTGGGACGAGGTCTTCGACTGGTACGTGGAGCTCTCCAAGACCACCCTGGCCAAGGGCGGCCCGCAGGCCGACGCCGCGCGCCGGGTCCTCGGCGAGGTCCTCGACATCACGCTGCGGCTGCTCCACCCGATCGTGCCCTTCGTCACCGAGACGCTGTGGACCACGCTCACCGGGGCCGAGTCGCTGGTCGTCGCCGACTGGCCGCAGGACAGCGGGTTCCGCGACGCCGGCGCCGAGGCGGAGATCGCCACCCTGCAGCGGGTGGTCACCGAGGTGCGCCGGTTCCGCACCGACCAGGGCCTCAAGCCGGGCCAGCGGGTCCCGGCCCGGCTGGACCTGGACGGCACCGTGCTGGCCGTCCACGAGGACGCGATCCGCTCGCTGCTGCGCCTGACCGTGCCGGAGGACGGCTTCGCGGCCACCGCCTCGTTGCCGGTCGCCGGTGCCACGGTGGCGCTGGACCTGTCCGGCACCATCGACGTCGCGGCGGAGCGCAAGCGCCTCGCCAAGGACCTCGCGGCGGCCGAGAAGGAGAAGGCCCAGACCGCCGGCAAGCTCGGCAACGAGGCGTTCCTCGCCAAGGCGCCGGACGACGTGGTCGCCAAGATCCGGACCCGCCAGGAGGCCGCCGAGGCCGACATCGCCCGGATCACCGCCCAGCTCGCGGCACTGCCGCAGGGCTGA
- a CDS encoding glycosyl hydrolase family 18 protein: protein MPPASHRRPRAVHSLLAGATAVALGLGGLVLAGGAGAQAAPSDVELVTNGGFEDANRLNGWTCAAGAPETTTVHSGTGALRSTPSGSATGECTQTVTVRPSSTYTLSSWVQGSYVYLGARGTGGTDPSTWTPGGTGWSRLSTTFTTGASTTSVTVYLHGWYGQPAFLADDVSLLGPGDPKPSPTATSPTPTGTASPTPTGTTTPSPTATTPRPPTKHLLTGYWQNFDNGATVQRISDVPAAYDIIAVSFAEATGTPGGLGFALDPTLSSRLGGYTEAQFKADIAAKKAAGKKVILSVGGEKGTVSVNSSASATNFANSAWSLMQTYGFDGVDIDLENGVSSTWMGQALHTLAAKAGSGFTLTMAPQTIDMQSTGAEYFKLALNVKDILTIVNMQYYNSGAMLGCDGQVYSQGTVNFLTGLACIQLKGGLRPDQVGLGVPASTSAAGGGYVSPSVVNNALDCLAAGTNCGSFKPDTKWPGIGGAMTWSTNWDAKAGGGIASTVGSHLHAMP from the coding sequence ATGCCACCTGCCTCACACCGGCGCCCGCGCGCCGTCCACTCGCTGCTCGCCGGCGCCACCGCCGTCGCCCTCGGCCTCGGCGGCCTGGTCCTCGCCGGCGGCGCCGGCGCCCAGGCCGCCCCCAGCGACGTCGAACTCGTCACCAACGGCGGCTTCGAGGACGCCAACCGCCTCAACGGCTGGACCTGCGCGGCCGGCGCGCCGGAGACCACCACCGTCCACTCCGGCACCGGCGCGCTGCGCTCCACCCCGAGCGGCAGCGCCACCGGCGAGTGCACCCAGACCGTCACCGTCAGACCCTCCTCGACGTACACGCTGAGCAGCTGGGTCCAGGGCTCGTACGTCTACCTCGGCGCCCGCGGCACCGGCGGCACCGACCCGAGCACCTGGACCCCCGGCGGCACCGGCTGGTCCAGGCTCAGCACCACGTTCACCACCGGGGCCTCGACCACCAGCGTCACCGTCTACCTGCACGGCTGGTACGGGCAGCCGGCCTTCCTGGCCGACGACGTGTCCCTGCTCGGCCCGGGCGACCCCAAGCCCTCCCCGACCGCGACCAGCCCCACCCCGACCGGCACGGCCAGCCCGACGCCGACCGGCACCACCACCCCCTCCCCCACCGCCACCACGCCCCGGCCGCCGACGAAGCACCTGCTCACCGGCTACTGGCAGAACTTCGACAACGGCGCCACCGTGCAGCGGATCAGCGACGTCCCGGCCGCGTACGACATCATCGCGGTCTCCTTCGCCGAGGCCACCGGCACGCCCGGAGGTCTGGGCTTCGCCCTCGACCCGACGCTCTCCTCCCGGCTCGGCGGCTACACCGAGGCGCAGTTCAAGGCCGACATCGCGGCCAAGAAGGCGGCCGGCAAGAAGGTGATCCTGTCGGTCGGCGGCGAGAAGGGCACGGTGTCCGTCAACAGCTCCGCCTCCGCCACCAACTTCGCCAACAGCGCCTGGTCGCTGATGCAGACCTACGGCTTCGACGGCGTCGACATCGACCTGGAGAACGGCGTCAGCTCCACCTGGATGGGCCAGGCCCTGCACACCCTGGCGGCGAAGGCCGGATCCGGCTTCACGCTCACCATGGCGCCGCAGACCATCGACATGCAGTCGACCGGCGCGGAGTACTTCAAGCTGGCGCTGAACGTGAAGGACATCCTCACCATCGTCAATATGCAGTACTACAACTCCGGCGCGATGCTGGGCTGCGACGGGCAGGTCTACTCCCAGGGCACCGTCAACTTCCTGACCGGCCTGGCCTGCATCCAGCTCAAGGGCGGGCTGCGGCCCGACCAGGTCGGACTCGGCGTGCCGGCCTCCACCAGCGCGGCCGGCGGCGGCTACGTCAGCCCGAGCGTGGTCAACAACGCGCTGGACTGCCTGGCCGCCGGCACCAACTGCGGCAGCTTCAAGCCCGACACCAAGTGGCCCGGCATCGGCGGGGCCATGACCTGGTCGACCAACTGGGACGCCAAGGCCGGCGGCGGCATCGCCTCGACCGTCGGCTCGCACCTGCACGCGATGCCGTAA